GCCTTCAGGAGTAAGTCGCATGGATCAGTTTACTATTAACCTACTTTTCGTCGGCGGTTCCTTTGCGCTCTACTTTGGTATTGCATTTTGGGCACGAGCTGGATCAACGAAAGAGTTCTACGTCGCCGGCGGTGGTGTCCATCCTGTATTAAACGGTATGGCAACCGCAGCAGACTGGATGTCTGCGGCCTCTTTCATCTCTATGGCCGGCTTAATTGCCGCTGGTGGTTACGCTAACTCAACCTTCTTAATGGGTTGGACTGGTGGTTATGTATTGCTTGCCATGTTGTTAGCACCTTACTTACGTAAATTTGGTAAGTTTACTGTGCCAGACTTCATTGGTGATCGTTTCTACAGCCAAACGGCTCGACTGGTTGCTGTGGCGTGTTTAATCATTGCATCGGTTACTTACGTTATCGGCCAAATGACGGGGGCTGGCGTGGCCTTCTCTCGCTTCTTGGAAGTCGATAGTAGTACCGGCTTAATGATCGCTGCTGCTGTGGTATTTTTCTACGCAGTACTCGGTGGAATGAAAGGCATTACCTATACTCAGGTCGCTCAGTATGTTGTGTTAATCATTGCTTATACCATTCCTGCTATTTTCATATCTTTGCAACTAACCGATACTTTTATTCCAGCCATCGGTCTTTTCTCTACTCACACTGAGTCTGGTTTGCCTCTGTTGCAAAAACTGGACGAAGTAGTTCGAGAACTTGGTTTCCGTGATTACACAGCGGATGTTGAGAACAAACTGAACATGGTTCTGTTCACACTGTCCTTAATGATCGGTACCGCAGGTCTACCACACGTTATCATTCGTTTCTTCACCGTACCAAAAGTAGCCGATGCACGTTGGTCTGCCGCTTGGGCATTAGTCTTCATCGCATTGCTGTACCTTACAGCGCCTGCGGTTGCGTCTATGGCTCGTCTGAACCTATTAACGACGATTTACCCATCCGGTCCAACAGAACAACCGATTGAATACGCCGAGCGCCCAGATTGGGTTCAAACGTGGGAAAAAACCGGTTTGATCAAGTTTGAAGATAAGAATGGTGATGGTCGTGTCCAGTTCTATAACGACGTTCCAGCATTTCAAGAAGAGGCAACAGCTCGTGGTTGGGAAGGCAATGAGTTAGACGTTAACCGAGACATTCTTGTATTGGCAAACCCTGAAATTGCCAACCTTCCAGGTTGGGTTGTTGGTCTAATCGCAGCAGGTGGTTTAGCGGCCGCACTATCAACCGCAGCAGGCTTATTGCTAGCCATATCCTCCGCGATCAGTCATGACTTAATAAAAGGCACAATAAACCCCAATATCAGTGATAAGGGGGAATTGCGAGCCGCAAGGATATCCATGTTCGTCGCCATCATTGTGGCCACGTACTTAGGAATGAACCCACCAGGCTTCGCAGCTCAGGTGGTGGCATTGGCCTTCGGTATTGCTGCGGCCTCTATCTTCCCAGCGTTGATGATGGGTATTTTCTCGAAACGCGTAAACAGCACCGGCGCCGTTGCTGGTATGTTAGCGGGTTTGACCTCAACCTTGGTTTACATCTTCTTGTTCCTAGGTTGGTTCTTTGTCCCAGGAACAGCATCTTTTGCCAACACACCAGATAACTGGTTGTTCGGTATATCACCATTGTCCTTTGGTGCTATTGGTGCCGTGATTAACTTTGTCGTCGCGTTTACTGTCTCTTCAATGACAGCGCCGCCGCCAAAAGAAATCCAAGACCTTGTAGAAAGCGTTCGTTACCCTCAAGGTGCGGGTGGTGCGGTTGATCACTAAAGATTAACAACACATACTTGCATTAAAATCGAGTCTCACTACTTTGTGAGACTCGATTTCCTTATAATAAGAATCCACTCAACAAAAAAGAGAGCGCTTATGTTTTGGGAACTCATTGCTACCGTTTTTGCCGGTATTGGCGGCGCAGGTATTGCTCTGTTGTTAAGAAAAATAACAAAACAAACCGCCCCTAAATGGCTCGTTCCTGTGTTTGCGGGTACGGCGATGCTTGGCTTTCAAATCCAAGGCGAATATGACTGGTTCGATCATCAAACCGGCCTATTACCAGAAGGGATTGTTGTTGTAAAAGCAGTTCAAGAAGAAGCGCCATGGCGTCCTTGGAGTTACGTTTTTCCACAAACAATGCGTTTTATAGCGGCTGATGTTGCTAATTCAGCCAAAAACAAAATTGACCCCAACCTTGTACTTGTCGATTTATATTTCTTTGAACGTCGACATACGGCTAAACGTGTGCCTCAGATTATCGATTGTATGCAAGGCGCAAGAACCGACTTCACTCAATCTTTTACCAAATCATCAGATTCAAAAGCCGAATCAACGTCAACATGGTATCCACTTGAAAACGATGACCCATTACTAAAAGCGGTGTGTGACAATCAAGCTTAGAAAACTAGCCGGCTTCAAACTATCAAATTTAACTCTCTTCATCCCGAGTTTTCCTCATTGGCATAATGTGTCATGAACCACCATAATATCGACTTTTCTAATAATGAAAGTCGATATTTATGAACATCACTCAAGAAGAACGAGACGCGGTTTACAAAACTATTTTTTCGCGTCGTGATGTGCGCAGAGAGTTCAAACCAGACCCCATCCCTAATGATGTTCTAGAGCGCGTATTGCTCGCAGCTCACCACGCACCAAGCGTTGGTTTTATGCAGCCTTGGGATTTCATTATTGTGCAAAGCCCTGAATCCAAAACGAAAATCAAACAAGGTTTTCTACAAGCTCATGCAGAAGCGACTGAGCTATTTGAAGGTCAGCGCAAAGAAGACTATAAAAGCCTTAAACTTGAAGGTATTGAAGAAGCGCCATTGGGTATTTGCGTCACCTGTGATCGTAGTAGAACCGGTTCCGTTGTCTTAGGCCGAACCGCTAAACCGGAAATGGATTTATTCAGTTCCGTATGTGCAGTGCAAAACCTATGGTTAGCGGCGAGGGCTGAAAACCTCGGAGTGGGCTGGGTAAGTATTGTTCACGATCATGTCATACGCGACACACTCAACATCCCCGAATCCATCGATATTATTGCGTATTTATGCGTGGGTTATGTCGACATTTTTCATGACACTCCAGACCTTGAAAGATCAGGTTGGTTGCCTAGGCGAGACGTTAGTTCAGCGGTTCATTTTGAATCTTGGCCTGACTCTAAATAAAGAAAGGACGAATGAAAAACATTCGCCCTTTCCTTTTTTACTGCTATTTAAGTGCCATTTCTAAGGCCTGTATCAGCTGATCAATTTCTTCTGGTTGTGTGTAATGAACAAATGACAACCTAACAACACCAGTATTAGAATCCACCCCCATTGCTTCTAGCAAGCGAACCGCATAAAAATGGCCTGCACCACAAATAATACCTTGATCAACCAGTTTTTGAGCCAGTTCTTGAGGTGTTTGGCCTTTAGGAATAATAGCAACCGTCGCCGCTCTTTTTAAAGGATCAGTAGGACCAAGCAATGTCAGTTTAGGATGTTGATCAATATATTTAAGCAACTTAGCTAACAACACCTGCTCGGCGTCATGAAACAATACTCTTACACGTTGGGCCTTTTCAAGAGCTGAACCGCCCTCATCAAAATGATAATCATGCAAGGCATCAAAATAGTCCAGCACACCACGACTGGCTGCTACTTGAGCATGATCTGGACCTGCAGGTACAAACCATTTTTGACGATAGGCTTCATTAAAATAATGCGCTTGATTGCCTAGTTTATCTGCAATGGCATTACGAATAACCATCACACCAAGATGCGTGCCATACGCTTTATAAAGCGAAAATAAATAAACATCGGCGCCGAGTGCATCTATATCTGGTAACCCATGGCCCGCAAACGACACACCATCAACCAGTGTCATCACATTTGCCGCTCTTGCTCGCGCGCAAATTTCTGCTACTGGGTTGATTTCTGCCACCACATTGGAACAATGAGTGAACGCCAATAACTTGGTTCGTTTAGTAAAAAGTTGCTCTAGATCGTTGATATTCAAAGACCCCGTTTTCGAATCAACTCGCCACTCTTTAATGACGACGCCACGAGACGACAAAGCACGCCAAACACCGATGTTCGCTTCGTGATCTTGATTGGTCACAATAACCTCATCGCCTTCTTTCAGAATCTTGCCAAACGCCTGTGCCAGCACATACGTATTCTGAGAAGTCGAAGGCCCAAGGTGTACTTCACTTGTATCTACATTCAAATAGGACGCTAAGCGTTTATAAGCCAAATCCATCTGCGCACCGGCTTTTTGTGCAGCAGGGTGAAGGTGATAAGGCTGGAGTTTTGTTTCTCGGTAATACTGGTCCAAATGATCAATAACGGCTTTGCAAGCATAGGAACCACCTGCATTATCAAAAAAAGCCTGACCGGATAAAGATGGCTCTTTAAAAGCCGGAAATTGAGAACGAACGAACGCCAAATCTAACAAAGGTGCCATAACCTTATCCTCTTAAAAGCAACCGTAATTTTTGCCTAGAAAAGCAAAATACTATGGCAAAAGTATAGAGAATAAAACACGCAAGTTGTTTGCTATTTCAAAGAAAGATTACTAACTTAATACAATATTTTTGTTTGAATAGAGCGATAAATGAAAGAAATCACCTTAGACCGTACAGACTACAAAATAATCAAAGCATTAGAGAAAAATGGTCGTATAAGCAATACTCAACTGGCTCAAGCCATCAACCTGTCTCAATCACAATGTTTAAGACGCTTACGCTTATTAGAAGAAATGAACGTTATTAGCGGCTACCGAGCAAAAGTGAACTATCAAAAGCTCGGCTATAGTGTCATGGCTTGGACTCTGGTGACCGTCAGTAAAGATACACCAAATGCACGGGATAACGTGATGCATTTCCTACAACAACAAAGCGCAGCGATAAATGTGCATGGTGTCACTGGTGATGTGGATTTAATCGTAGAAGTGTGTGCCAAAAACATGGCTGAATTTACGGATTTGGTTGTCAAACAACTTTATGCTCACGCTGATGTAGTGAGTACAAAATCTTATATTTGTTTAGACACCGCCAAACAAGATGGCAGCCCTCTTGATAACGTCTAATACTGAATGAATTACACTTTCAAATGACCCTATTATCTGCTCAATTATTCTATTACTGTCCGATTGATTAGTTTTATTCAGCTATTGGTGTATTTTATATCGTTTGTCTTATTTACGTGGAATTCCTACTATATCAACATCAAAACACAGTTTGTTTTGATGTTGATTTCAAACAACCATGGATAAGGAAAACACGATGAAAAACAATCAAACTATTGCTGAATTATTAGCAAACGTTAACTCAGCATACCTAACAGACGCTGAAAAATACGAAGCAATCGCACGTGCAGAACGCGCTGAATACATTGTTGCAGGTATATCTTCTGCTATTAAAGCCGTTAAAAAAGCAGCACTGAAATTAAAAGCCGTTTTCGTATCATCTTCTGCTCAGCACGCTTAATCAATACCGCTAATATAAAGTTCAATTGGGTAAGCGTCTTCTTCTAAAAGAAGATATTTTGGCTTAGTCCAACGGATTTTCTAAAAAAGGAAACAGCGCTAAAATAATAACATAAGCGCTTCCCTGCTCCTTTTTCGAGTTACTCCACTCTATTTATTTTCTTTAAAATTTTTAATTCAGTCTTTTAGTTCTGTCGTTCTTGCAACACTTCTTTGAAAGCAAACATGCCATTCAATGCCGATGGAAAGCCTGCGTAGACTGACATTTGCAATAACACTTCTTTTATTTCGTCTTCACTGCAACCAACATTTAAAGCAGCGTTCAGGTGGACTTTAAGTTGAGGTCGGCAATTACCTAACGCGGTTAATGCTGCGACGGTGGCGATCTCTCTGGACTTAAGATCCAAGCCGGGTCGTGAGTAAATATCACCAAATGGATATTCAATGGTGAATCGAGCCAAATCAGGGCAAATGTCTTGCAGGCTATCTATCACATTATGCCCCGCTTCTCCGTCAATCTTAGAAAGCAGCGCTAAACCTAAGTCAAATCTTGAGTTATCCATGGTGTACTCCTATTCATTTTCTTAAAGAAGCAACACCTTACAAGTTAGAGCAAACTCTAAGTCAACTCACTTTGTTGGCTTTATACAAATCAATCTTCCTGTCTAGCGCCTCTAGATGGTTCTGCTGCAACACTATGTGCGCTTTTAACCGTTCTTTATGGCGCTCTAACAGTTGCTGACGTTCAAAGACTGTCATTACCCCGACCTCTCGTAATTCCGCGTACTGCAGTATATTTTCCAGAGCCATCCCCGTTTCTTTCAAACGAACAATAAAACCAACCCAATCTACCTCTTTTTTTGTATAAGACCGATGACCACTGGTATTACGTTGAACATTTTTTATCAATCCGATTTTTTCGTAATAACGCAATGTATGAGCCGATAATCCAACGCACAATGAGAACTCTTTCATGTTCATAATACGACTTCCTAGGCATAATATAAGCCAACAAGATCGAACAATAATTTGATGGAAAAAAGTAATGATAACATGGCATTGTCAGCCGTTTAACGAGCTGTCTACTCACATCCTTTATGATTTACTTAGACTTCGCTGTGATGTTTTTGTGGTTGAGCAGAACTGCCCTTTTCCGGAATTAGACGGCTTGGATACATTACCCAGCACTCAACATCTTTTTGCCTTACAAGACAATCAACTCGTAGCCTATGCAAGATTGTTGGCCGAAGGTGATTCGTATTCAGGTTACAGCAGCATAGGACGCGTCGTTGTTGCACCGCAAAGCCGCAAGGATAAAATGGGTCATACATTGATGAGTCATGCAATTAAACATGCAACGACTCTATGGCCAACCAGTCCGATCAAAATTGGCGCTCAATCGCATCTTGAAAATTTTTATAAATCCCACGGTTTTATAACGGTTTCCGCGCCTTACATGGAAGATGGCATAGAACATTATATTATGACGCGGGAACTTGAAGTAACGCGTTAACCCGTTGTTTGAGCGCTGGCAAAACCTCAGCTTCAAACCAAGGGTTTTGCTTCAACCAGCGATTATTTCGAGGACTAGGGTGAGGTAAAACCAATATTCCCTGTTCCAACCAATACTGCCACGCTTTAACCTGTTCTGTGAGATTGCCTGAACGTCCTAAATGATATTTTTGGGCATAAGCACCTAGTACAACCGTCAACTCAACATGAGTAAGCTGATTCAATATGGTCTCACGCCACTTTACGGCGCATTCAGGACGTGGCGGTACATCCCCAGATATCTTTCCTGCTGACGGCCCACTCTTATAATAAGCATGGCCAGGGAAACAAAAGCCCATTGGTAAAATAGCCACTTGCTGGGCGTCATAAAATACGTTCACAGGCACACCAAGCCAATCTCTTAACCGATCACCACTAAGATCATCAAAAGGGCGGCCACTATCATGGGCCTTTTGCCCCGGAGCCTGACCTGCAATGAGTATTTTTGCACTAGGATGAATTTGAATAATCGGTTCAGGGGGATTTGGAAGAAGACTCGCACAATGCTGGCAAGATAAAACGGCCTCTTTTAATGCTATGAAAGTTTCTTGTGACATAAACCTGTCTCGCTCTTGCCTCTAAAACAAAAAAGCAGCCGCTGTTTCCAGAGGCTGCTTTTTAGATTATTCGTTTTTTATTTGATCTAGTGTTGATGACCACCTTCGCCATGCACATGACCATGCTCTAACTCTTCAGCCAATGCTTCGCGAACTTCAATAATCTCAACATCAAACTTCAACGTTTTACCAGCCAATGGATGGTTACCATCAAGCATAATGCCATCATCTTCTACCGCGATAACAGTAACAGGTTGTTGGCCGCCTGGCGTTTGTGCCATGAACTGCATGCCAATTTCAATATCATCAACGCCTTGAAAATTTTCTGTTGGTACTTTCTGGATAAGTTCTTCATGTACTGCGCCGTAGCCATCTTCAGGCTCAACCGATACCGCAAGTTTATCACCCGCTGCTTTGCCTTGAAGTGCTTTATCTAGGCCATCAATGATGTTCTGAGCGCCACTTAAAAATACTAAAGGCTCTTGACCTACAGAAGAGTCTAGCTCTTGGCCTTGTTCGTCTGTCAATGTGTAATGCATGCTAACAACGGCGTTTTCTGTGATTTGCATTCTATTCTCCAGCTTAAAAATGAATAAGGGTACGAGCGCTTGATACAAGCAAACAGGGTTGCGATACACCGCCACAACACGAACCCAAACAATAGTTTGTGGCATTATGATAACGTTCCATAAGCGCAATAACTACCGTATAAACCTAGAAGTTTGGTACGTTCGACGATTTTTAAAGGGATGTTTGAATATTAATTTGAAAAAAAGACACATATCAAGCAAAACAGATCAAATTTAAAGCGACAATTCAAAAATAGATTGCCTTTTCACCAATAAAAAATCTAAGGCCAAATAGAATTTTTTAGCCTCTTCCCGAATGTCATTGGTTCGAACTCGCAACGTCACATGTTCTTCTGATGCCCACCGTCTAGCTTGTTCAACCAAGACACGTCCAGCCCCTTTGAAACGGGCTTCGGCCGAGACTGACAATCCCAGTATTTCAATAAAATCTGCAGAAGCCATTCGAAAAGCATGTTGCGCATGAAGCCAGCCAATCACCACGCCATCTAATTCAGCCACCCAAGCCCTATCGTCGTTAGAACCTAGCAAACGCTCAAGCCTCTGAACAGCAGAATGTTTGGCAGCCTCCTCTTTGTAACCCAATCCAGCCGCCACTAGCGCAATGGCTGCGGCGTCATCCACACATGCAGGTCGAATTAGCATCACCGTTTCGCTCTCCTTTTTTATATGAATCATTTAGCTAACGGCTTAAACTGTGAAATGTCCAGGGTGTATGCCCGCCCTAACCAACTAACACCCTGAGTATGATCTACGTAATCATTGCCAGTTAGTGGATGAACAAAAACATCTAAAGACTGTCGGTTTAACATCAGCCAAGGAATAATTTGACCAAACGTTTCTGAAGCAAACGACAACTGACAACTCCAAACGGGATGTGGACCAACGGGTTTCTGATGAAAACGCCCAATACGGATATCAAACAATTCAGCCGCTTGCTCTGCAACCTGCTTGGCTATCTCAACACCCGCTTCGTCCGCATAATAAAGATGAGCATGGAATGCTTTTATGTCACGATGTAAAGGAAATTGATTCATGGTCTCTCCTAGTATTGTCTTATTAGGATTACAGTTTAACACCCGTCAGCACACAAATGATTGATGCGAAAAAAGGTATTTGGAGAGAAAAAACAACCACCTACTAACGCTACGAGACCTAAGTCGTAGAGGATTGTCAAATTGACTGTGTTACATTGAGTTTAAAACAACAATGACGCATCAACCTATGTTCAGGTAATTTATTCAATGACTGTTTTCTGGATTCTGTTAGCCATTCTTTACGTTCTAGGCCTCTTCTGGATCGCCATTTGGGGCGACAAAGAAAGCCCTGCAGCCAAAAAACTGACGCGTCACCCATTGGTCTATAGCTTATCGTTGGCCATTTATTGTACCGCTTGGACCTTCTACGGTTCTATCGGTGAAGCCTCTCGTTCTGGCTGGAGCTATTTGCCCATTCTTTTAGGCCCCATTTTATTGTATTTATTTGCCTTCCCAATATTACGAAAAATGATTACGGTGAGCCGTAAACAAAACATCACTTCAATTGCCGACTTTATTTCCTCTCGATACGGTAAACGACCCATGACCGCCCCACTGGTCATACTCATCAGTATGCTGGCCGTCATTCCTTATATTGCCTTGCAGCTGAAAGCCATAGGCTCTAACTTCGCTCTTTTTGTTAATCAAGATGAGTCTTCGGCCAGCCTTGTTGTTTTTGTCGCTACCATTTCGATTGGTGTTTTTGCCATGTTATTTGGTACAAGAAAAGTAGAAGTAACAGAGTATCGTTCCGGAATGATGCTAGCGATTGGCGCCGAGTCTTTGTTTAAATTGATCGCCATTGTCGCCGTTGGCTTGGTTGCCATCATCATGACTCAAGATTTTGATCTAGACGAGATGAGCCAAAATGTGGATTTCTCAGTATGGAACCCTGAACAGTTTTTGTCTTTTCCTTTTCTCATGCAGACATTTATGGCGGCAGCGGCGGTTATTTGTTTACCTCGACAATTCCATGTCACCGTAGTCGATCATCAAAGCAACAAGCAATCCAATATGGCACGTTGGTTATTCCCTTTATACTTGCTCATTTTCGCGTCTATTATTCCGCCCATAGCCATTGCCGGCCAGAGTCTTTTTTCTGCGGACATTAATCCAGACACCTATGTGATTCAGTTCGCCTTAGTGTCAGATAACCTGCCCTTGCAAATGTTGATATTTCTAGGCGGAATGTCGGCCACAACGGCGATGATCATTGTGGCTACGTTTGCTTTAAGTATCATGATCAGCAACGATGTCATCCTACCTCTTATGCTGGCCCGAGCCAGTGCACAACAACAAGCCTTACCCTTATATCGACGTCGCATATTAATGATTCGACGCTTAGCGATGGCCGGCATTTTAGTCCTATCCTTTTTGTACTATCAAAAAATGGCTAACAACGAATCGCTTGCCGGTACAGGCGTTTTGGCCTTCTCTCTTGTTCTACAACTTATGCCCGCCGTTCTTGGGGGACTCTACTGGAAACGCGCACACGCGCACGGTGTTTACACTGGGTTAACATTGGGTTTCTTGTGCTGGATGTTGATGATGATGCTACCACTTTCTGGCAATATAGATTGGGGCTTAGACACAGCTCAATCCCGCTCAGAATTAATCAGCTACGGCGCCTTTATCAGCTTGTTAGCAAATATTTTTGGTTACATAGTAGGGTCTTTGTTATCGACTGAGCGTTTGATAGATCGAATCCAAGCAACCGCCTTTGTTAGTCCTACTACCGAGCTTGAAAAAGGCTTTTTTAAGCCTAAGAGCAAAGCGACCAATGGCGACTTTTTTGTCTTGCTAGAAACTTTTTTAGGCAAACAAAAAAGCCAGCAAGTATTGTCTAATTTTGAGCAAGATTACAGCCAGACCATTCCGAATAATGCATCGCCAAACCGGCTATTTGTGGACTATTGCGAACGCATTTTGGGAGGCGTTTTGGGCGGATCTTCGGCTCGCACCATCATCAACTCCATCTTGATTGATAAGCAAATCAAGGTAGAAGAAATGGTGACCTATCTGGATGAAACCACCCAAGCGATTCAATTTAGTCAAAATCTACTGTTCGTATCCATGGATAATTTAGACCAAGGCATTAGCGTAGTCGACAAAGATCTGCGTATCGTCGCGTGGAATAAAACCTACCTGTCACTTTATCCTTATCCAGAAAGTATGCTAACCGTTGGACTGCCTGTCGAAGAGCTTATTCGCTTTAATGCCGAACGTGGTGAATGCGGCGTTGGTGACATTGAAGAACTAGTAAACAAGCGCTTAGAACACCTTAGAAAAGGCACAACTCATCGCTTTTTACGTCGCCGAGGCAGTGGCAGAGTCATCGAAATGGTCGGAAACCCGCTTCCTGATGGCGGCTTCGTCACTAGCTTCACCGATGTGACTGAACACATTGAAAGCCAACAAGCCTTAAAAGAAGCCAATATCGACTTAGAAAAACGAGTCGAAGCACGAACCGAAGAAGTGCAAGGCGTTAACAACGAGCTAATGCAAGAAATTGAACGTCGTAACCAAGCTGAAAAAGCGTTGATCAGTGCCAAAGCGGAAGCCGAACAAGCCAATGCGTCTAAAACAGAATTTCTCGCCTTAGCCAGCCACGATATTCTACAACCGCTAAACGCCGCCAAGCTTTACATGGGAATATTACAGTCCACCCAGCTTCCTAATGATACACATCAAGTCGTTAACAGACTGTCTGACTCACTAGAGTCAACCGAGGCGCTAATTTCGACCTTGCTTGAAATTGCACGCTTAGACCAAGGCGCCATACAGCCAAAATTAGTGGACTGTAACCTACAAGATATCCTCGCACCGATTGTGGCGGAATTTGGTGTTATCGCGGAGAGTAAAAATATTCGCTTAACCACCCATATGCGCTCTTTTCGAGTACATACCGACCCTATCTACTTACGCCGAATCATCCAAAACTTTGTCTCCAATGCCGTGAAGTACACGCAAAAAGGACGTGTATTATTAAGCGTAAGACCTCGATCTGGCGTAGTGTATTTACAAGTATGGGACACTGGCGTTGGGATTCCAGCGTCAGAACAAAAGAAAATATTTGACGATTTCTACCGCTGGGAAAACACGCAAGAACCCGGCATGGGACTAGGGCTTGGTTTGGTTCGTCGCATGCAAAAGCAACTGGGATTGGCTACGGAAATACATTCAACACCCGGCAAAGGCAGCTGTTTTAGCATTGAAATCCCCCTGGCCCAAAGCAATATAATCGTGGCGTTACCAACACCGCTACCTATTGTAACGCCGCAAGAAAAACTGGCTCATTGCTATGTTTGGTGCATTGACGATGAAAAAAATAACCTGACAGCCATGAATACACTATTAACTCACTGGCAATGCGATTGTCGCGCTTTTAATCGCTTTAATGACGCATTACAGGCTGAAGGTGAAGCAGAATTACTCTTGGTCGACTATCACCTTGATGACAACCAAGATGGCCTATCCTTGATCACGGCGCTCAGAGCCCGTGCAGGAAAAAACATTCCTGCGGTGTTGATTACCGCCCTACGCGACCCAGAATTAGTAGAACAATGCAAAAAACTACAGATTACTTATATGGCGAAACCGGCCAAACCCGCAAAATTGCGGGCTCTGGTTCAACACATTCATCAATTAAGAGAAGAGAAAAAATAACGCGGGGTAAATCGTGACGTTTAATGGTTAGAAGGTAAGCTCAAACCACAACCTGTTAGAATAATACCGCTTACGGTGTCTCCGATGCGTTTCAAATCGTCATCAGTCAGCGACTCAATACCGCTTAGCGCCAGCACTTGTGCTTCGAAGTCTGCGTAATGTTGTGTAGACGACCAAATCATGTAGATCACACTTGCAGGATCACACTGACGCATTTTTCCAGTGTCCATCCAACCTTGAAGTAATGCGATTCGCGACATAAACCAAGGTCTTAGCTCTTCTTTTAAATAGTCGCCAATATGGAGCGCGCCACCAATAACTTCCATCGCAAAAAGGCGAGAAGTAGGGCCTTTATCAAAACTTTGTTTGAGTTTAACACGAATAAAACTGTCCAATACATACGCTGGATCATCGTCTATCGTCGCCCGATCAAAAAGATCGTTCCAGCCCATTAAGGTCTGATCAAGCACCTGTTTATACAAATTGGCTTTAGATTGAAAATAATAAATGATGTTCGGTTTGGGCAAACCAGCACGCTCGGCAATGTGTTGTAGGCTGGCACCACTGTAACCTTTTAGCCCGAATTCAATCTCAGCGGCTTCCAGTATTTTAACAAAGACTTCTTCACGGTGATTTTGACGTTTACTCATGGGGGAGTTAAGTCCTTATTTGTATTTTCATAAGTATTGCCGAACTAACAAAACACAACCCCAACCTCCCCCTCTTCGTAAGGGAGGAGCTTAGTGCTTTCGCTCCCTCCCTATGCATTTTCAAAGGGGATGTAAATTAGCACTTTGTTCCCTCCCCTT
This genomic stretch from Marinomonas primoryensis harbors:
- a CDS encoding uracil-DNA glycosylase family protein, with translation MSQETFIALKEAVLSCQHCASLLPNPPEPIIQIHPSAKILIAGQAPGQKAHDSGRPFDDLSGDRLRDWLGVPVNVFYDAQQVAILPMGFCFPGHAYYKSGPSAGKISGDVPPRPECAVKWRETILNQLTHVELTVVLGAYAQKYHLGRSGNLTEQVKAWQYWLEQGILVLPHPSPRNNRWLKQNPWFEAEVLPALKQRVNALLQVPAS
- a CDS encoding FKBP-type peptidyl-prolyl cis-trans isomerase encodes the protein MQITENAVVSMHYTLTDEQGQELDSSVGQEPLVFLSGAQNIIDGLDKALQGKAAGDKLAVSVEPEDGYGAVHEELIQKVPTENFQGVDDIEIGMQFMAQTPGGQQPVTVIAVEDDGIMLDGNHPLAGKTLKFDVEIIEVREALAEELEHGHVHGEGGHQH
- a CDS encoding GNAT family N-acetyltransferase, encoding MLIRPACVDDAAAIALVAAGLGYKEEAAKHSAVQRLERLLGSNDDRAWVAELDGVVIGWLHAQHAFRMASADFIEILGLSVSAEARFKGAGRVLVEQARRWASEEHVTLRVRTNDIREEAKKFYLALDFLLVKRQSIFELSL
- a CDS encoding DOPA 4,5-dioxygenase family protein; amino-acid sequence: MNQFPLHRDIKAFHAHLYYADEAGVEIAKQVAEQAAELFDIRIGRFHQKPVGPHPVWSCQLSFASETFGQIIPWLMLNRQSLDVFVHPLTGNDYVDHTQGVSWLGRAYTLDISQFKPLAK
- a CDS encoding PAS domain-containing hybrid sensor histidine kinase/response regulator is translated as MTVFWILLAILYVLGLFWIAIWGDKESPAAKKLTRHPLVYSLSLAIYCTAWTFYGSIGEASRSGWSYLPILLGPILLYLFAFPILRKMITVSRKQNITSIADFISSRYGKRPMTAPLVILISMLAVIPYIALQLKAIGSNFALFVNQDESSASLVVFVATISIGVFAMLFGTRKVEVTEYRSGMMLAIGAESLFKLIAIVAVGLVAIIMTQDFDLDEMSQNVDFSVWNPEQFLSFPFLMQTFMAAAAVICLPRQFHVTVVDHQSNKQSNMARWLFPLYLLIFASIIPPIAIAGQSLFSADINPDTYVIQFALVSDNLPLQMLIFLGGMSATTAMIIVATFALSIMISNDVILPLMLARASAQQQALPLYRRRILMIRRLAMAGILVLSFLYYQKMANNESLAGTGVLAFSLVLQLMPAVLGGLYWKRAHAHGVYTGLTLGFLCWMLMMMLPLSGNIDWGLDTAQSRSELISYGAFISLLANIFGYIVGSLLSTERLIDRIQATAFVSPTTELEKGFFKPKSKATNGDFFVLLETFLGKQKSQQVLSNFEQDYSQTIPNNASPNRLFVDYCERILGGVLGGSSARTIINSILIDKQIKVEEMVTYLDETTQAIQFSQNLLFVSMDNLDQGISVVDKDLRIVAWNKTYLSLYPYPESMLTVGLPVEELIRFNAERGECGVGDIEELVNKRLEHLRKGTTHRFLRRRGSGRVIEMVGNPLPDGGFVTSFTDVTEHIESQQALKEANIDLEKRVEARTEEVQGVNNELMQEIERRNQAEKALISAKAEAEQANASKTEFLALASHDILQPLNAAKLYMGILQSTQLPNDTHQVVNRLSDSLESTEALISTLLEIARLDQGAIQPKLVDCNLQDILAPIVAEFGVIAESKNIRLTTHMRSFRVHTDPIYLRRIIQNFVSNAVKYTQKGRVLLSVRPRSGVVYLQVWDTGVGIPASEQKKIFDDFYRWENTQEPGMGLGLGLVRRMQKQLGLATEIHSTPGKGSCFSIEIPLAQSNIIVALPTPLPIVTPQEKLAHCYVWCIDDEKNNLTAMNTLLTHWQCDCRAFNRFNDALQAEGEAELLLVDYHLDDNQDGLSLITALRARAGKNIPAVLITALRDPELVEQCKKLQITYMAKPAKPAKLRALVQHIHQLREEKK
- a CDS encoding TetR family transcriptional regulator C-terminal domain-containing protein; amino-acid sequence: MSKRQNHREEVFVKILEAAEIEFGLKGYSGASLQHIAERAGLPKPNIIYYFQSKANLYKQVLDQTLMGWNDLFDRATIDDDPAYVLDSFIRVKLKQSFDKGPTSRLFAMEVIGGALHIGDYLKEELRPWFMSRIALLQGWMDTGKMRQCDPASVIYMIWSSTQHYADFEAQVLALSGIESLTDDDLKRIGDTVSGIILTGCGLSLPSNH